The genomic window TCAGGTATTGACCGCATGTATGCGGGCGAATTTGTTGAAATCACAGCATCTTCAATGCATACGAATTCATATTGGAGCTGGGATGAGCTTAAATCAAGTCATTATTCAGACGATGAATTACAAGAGCGAATTTACGAAGCCTTTATTGATGCTGTAAAAATTCGAGCCGAATCGACTCCTGCGGAGCTAAGCTTTTTGTCTGGAGGATTGGATTCTCGATGCATTGTTGCCGGTCTGCGCAACATTGATCGACCAGTATGGAGCTTAAATTTCGCACCAGAAGGATCGCAGGACCACCTTTTTGGTCGCCTTGCCGCGACTGCTCTTGGTTCGCATCATTACGAGCTAGGTCTTGGACGAGATAGTTTTTCAAAGCGGCAAAGAAAAATTTTGGATAGCTGGGCGGAAACTCATCAAGAATTGGTCAAGCAAGGCGTTAAAACGCATCGAGTCTGGTCAGGAGATGGTGGCAGTGTTGGTATGGGGCACGTATATTTGGACCACGCATTTATTCAGTTATTGCGAGAAAAAAAAATACATGCCGCCGCCGAATATTTAATGAAACATAGAAAGCTAGGTATCCCATTGGGAATGCTACGCTCGGATATGAAACACGAAGCGGAAAATAGCCCTCTAGAAAAAATGGTTAGTGAATTGAAAAGCTTCGCGCCCGAGGATGCAGCAAAATCAGGCTTGTTGTTTTTCTTAATGAACGATCAGCGACATCATTTATTCAATTATTTTGAGGACTTGGATTTATATAAATTTGAAGTGGTGCTTCCTTTCTTTGACAGTGTTTTATTGGAGCTAATCGTTGCTGCTCCTATCGATGAATTTCTGCTGCATGCTTTTTATAATAAATGGTTGGCAAAATTTGGGCCTGCTATATCCACGGTTCCCTGGCAAGCTTATCCTAATCACGTGCCATGTCCGGTTCCTTCTGACGAGTATGGGAAATTAAGATATCAATGGAACGAAGATTGGTTTGATAAAACAGAAAACGACAGGAAGCAAAAAGAAAAACTAGATGAGTGGCGAACGATGTTGGCAAGGAGTGGTTTTCCTAAACAAATACTTTCAAAGAATAAACTGTGGTTCGCTTATTGCTTGACGCATCTGAAAATCCGAGATTACAGCTATATTTTAGATGCGGCGAAGGAAATTATTTTTTTCAATCGTGATGCACAGTAATTTAATTTGTGAACACTGAATTTTTATAAAAAGAGGTTCAATTGCCTAAGCAGACCAATAAATTTAGTACTACCGCAATCGTAATCGGTGGGGGCATTAACGCTCTGGGTGTAGTTCGCAGTCTCGGCGCCGTCGGTGTACCAATATTGGTGTTAGACACAGATTTGCATTCACCTGCAATGCGTTCGCGATACGGTCAAAAATTGCGAGTACCCGCTTTAGAAGGGCAAGCGCTGATGCATAGTCTGATCCAACTTGCGCACGAGCGGACTGGTCCTTGCATGCTTTTTCTAACTGAAGAAAAAACTATAAATACCATTTCTGATCAAAGAAATCTTCTTCCTGCAAATCATTTTATCCGTTTGCCAGAGCATACCCGCCTGATGCAATTGATGCATAAACAAGGCTTTCAAGCGCTTGCTGAGGACTCTGGTGCCTTAATTCCCAAAACTGTCAGATTGGAAGGGCTAAATGATCTGAGCAAATTGGATGTACTGACTTTTCCCTGTGTCTTAAAACCTAGTAATAAAAGTTATGTCTACGGTGAGCGATTTAAGAAGGCCTATAAACTCAATTCAGTAGCTGAGACAATTAATATGTACCGGGAAATCGAACCCATACTAGCGGATATGGTGGTGCAGGAATGGATAGAGGGTAGCGATGCAGAAATATATTTTTGTTTGCAATACATTGGCGAAATGGGTGAAGTCGTAAGCTCATTTGTCGGACGCAAGATACGCTCTTGGCCCCCGCGGATAGGGGGAACTGCTAGTTGTACGGTCGCAAGAGAATTTCACGAAGAGTTAACAAAAACAACCAGCGATTTCTTCAAGAAGGTAGGTTTTACCGGCATGGGGAGCATGGAGTACAAACGCGATAAGCGTGATGGTCGATTCTATATGGTTGAACCAACTGTTGCCAGAACCGATTTCCAGCAAGAGGTTGCGACCGTGAACGGGACTAATTTGCCATTTGCAGCTTATGCATATGAATGCGGTTTGGCCGCTCCGTCGGAAATTAAAATCGAGCCTAGCCGCATCTGGAGAGATGAATTGCCCGACCGTTGGTCTTTTGAAGAGGGCGGCAAGATCAAAGAC from Undibacterium parvum includes these protein-coding regions:
- a CDS encoding asparagine synthase-related protein, whose amino-acid sequence is MLFLGVFDPSCSQFETSEIEELKCAISRQPEDKRDLVLTENFALLTIDFGASGGSLIVENDLDKVGVVVGRPYINKDSAGVDANILIQALKNRDLDTLKLARGSFCGFCFDRQSKALMLCSDKVGVFPIYIAKVGDRIYFSNALRMLRSITKISKKIVPEHMFSQLAFGYCLARDTIFSGIDRMYAGEFVEITASSMHTNSYWSWDELKSSHYSDDELQERIYEAFIDAVKIRAESTPAELSFLSGGLDSRCIVAGLRNIDRPVWSLNFAPEGSQDHLFGRLAATALGSHHYELGLGRDSFSKRQRKILDSWAETHQELVKQGVKTHRVWSGDGGSVGMGHVYLDHAFIQLLREKKIHAAAEYLMKHRKLGIPLGMLRSDMKHEAENSPLEKMVSELKSFAPEDAAKSGLLFFLMNDQRHHLFNYFEDLDLYKFEVVLPFFDSVLLELIVAAPIDEFLLHAFYNKWLAKFGPAISTVPWQAYPNHVPCPVPSDEYGKLRYQWNEDWFDKTENDRKQKEKLDEWRTMLARSGFPKQILSKNKLWFAYCLTHLKIRDYSYILDAAKEIIFFNRDAQ
- a CDS encoding carboxylate--amine ligase, which produces MPKQTNKFSTTAIVIGGGINALGVVRSLGAVGVPILVLDTDLHSPAMRSRYGQKLRVPALEGQALMHSLIQLAHERTGPCMLFLTEEKTINTISDQRNLLPANHFIRLPEHTRLMQLMHKQGFQALAEDSGALIPKTVRLEGLNDLSKLDVLTFPCVLKPSNKSYVYGERFKKAYKLNSVAETINMYREIEPILADMVVQEWIEGSDAEIYFCLQYIGEMGEVVSSFVGRKIRSWPPRIGGTASCTVAREFHEELTKTTSDFFKKVGFTGMGSMEYKRDKRDGRFYMVEPTVARTDFQQEVATVNGTNLPFAAYAYECGLAAPSEIKIEPSRIWRDELPDRWSFEEGGKIKDQPSLSFKTIDSCWRWNDPLPWMDFMLLRLQNRLRRKG